The following proteins come from a genomic window of Natrinema saccharevitans:
- a CDS encoding TRAM domain-containing protein has translation MEISEKLLCLFSTDVSEEEDRYVIEVPRQEVETGDIDPGEVYRVALISRDEATADDDSTSASKPQSAPSEPQPPVDVGETRYVEIEDIGKQGDGIARVERGYVIIVPGADVGERVKIEVTEVKSNFAVGEIIEDTF, from the coding sequence GTGGAGATATCTGAAAAGCTGCTGTGTCTGTTCAGTACGGACGTTTCGGAGGAGGAGGATCGCTACGTCATCGAAGTACCCCGTCAGGAGGTCGAAACCGGCGACATCGACCCCGGCGAGGTCTACCGCGTCGCGCTCATCTCGCGGGACGAGGCGACCGCCGACGACGACTCGACGTCGGCGAGCAAGCCCCAGAGCGCACCGTCGGAGCCGCAGCCACCGGTCGACGTCGGGGAAACCCGCTACGTCGAAATCGAGGACATCGGCAAGCAAGGAGACGGTATCGCCCGCGTCGAGCGCGGGTACGTCATCATCGTCCCCGGTGCCGACGTCGGCGAACGGGTCAAGATCGAAGTCACCGAGGTCAAGTCGAACTTCGCGGTCGGCGAGATCATCGAGGACACGTTCTAA
- a CDS encoding radical SAM protein, whose product MTDPETLSVTIVDGYVDEPAHFGVPPYISTYPRYAAGALVDAGVPRERITYHTIDRLRDDPDYWRDVDEADLLLYLGGMTVPGKYVGGTPAEPDEVRKLAWTANGTSLMGGPVKFGVGEENAGATETERQDLDFDFVAKGDVEAAVYDLVESGLEGFNNRMRDVEEVSRWAREGAFVVEQHPNHPDHLIAELETSRGCAYRCSFCTEPLYGNPEFRPPPTVVGEVDALSDYGVKHFRLGRQADILAYGGDGEAPNPDALRQLYGGIREVAPALETLHLDNMNPVTIVEWPEQSREGIRIIAEHNTPGDTAAFGLESADPVVQAENNLNVSAEECFEAVRIVNEEAGWRPGEGPGDGPSFGRDAPNRLPKLLPGINLLHGLKGEREETYERNREFLQRVYDEGYMLRRINIRQVMAFDGTDMSDTGAEIANDHKGVFKRYKKRVREEIDNPMLERVAPLGTVLPDVHLEYHQDGKTFGRQLGTYPLLVGIPGERELGRTIDVAVVDHGYRSVTGVPHPLDLNAASMDELTAIPGIGDSTAGDIVVDRPYQSLADADFGTEVDLSQFATVRPLERAD is encoded by the coding sequence ATGACTGACCCCGAGACGCTGTCGGTGACGATCGTCGACGGCTACGTCGACGAGCCCGCACACTTCGGGGTCCCGCCGTACATCTCGACGTACCCCCGGTACGCGGCGGGCGCGCTCGTCGACGCGGGCGTCCCCCGCGAGCGGATCACCTACCACACGATCGATCGGCTCCGCGACGATCCCGACTACTGGCGGGACGTCGACGAGGCCGACCTCCTGCTCTATCTGGGCGGCATGACCGTCCCCGGCAAGTACGTCGGCGGGACGCCGGCCGAACCCGACGAGGTCCGCAAACTGGCCTGGACCGCCAACGGCACGAGCCTGATGGGCGGCCCCGTCAAGTTCGGCGTCGGCGAGGAAAACGCCGGTGCGACCGAGACCGAACGGCAGGACCTGGACTTCGATTTCGTCGCCAAGGGCGACGTCGAGGCCGCTGTCTACGATCTCGTCGAGAGCGGCCTCGAGGGCTTCAACAACCGGATGCGCGACGTCGAGGAGGTCTCGCGGTGGGCCCGGGAGGGCGCGTTCGTCGTCGAACAACACCCCAACCATCCCGACCACCTCATCGCCGAACTCGAGACCTCGCGGGGCTGTGCCTACCGGTGTTCGTTCTGTACGGAACCGCTCTATGGCAACCCCGAGTTCCGGCCGCCGCCGACGGTCGTCGGCGAGGTCGACGCCCTCTCTGACTACGGCGTCAAACACTTCCGGCTCGGCCGGCAGGCCGACATCCTCGCCTACGGCGGCGACGGCGAGGCCCCGAATCCCGACGCCCTGCGCCAGCTCTACGGCGGCATCCGCGAGGTCGCGCCCGCCCTCGAGACGTTACATCTGGACAACATGAATCCCGTCACGATCGTCGAGTGGCCCGAGCAGAGCCGCGAGGGGATCCGGATCATCGCCGAACACAACACGCCCGGCGACACGGCCGCGTTCGGCCTCGAGTCGGCCGATCCGGTCGTCCAGGCGGAGAACAATCTGAACGTCAGCGCCGAGGAGTGTTTCGAAGCCGTTCGGATCGTCAACGAGGAGGCCGGCTGGCGTCCCGGCGAGGGACCCGGAGACGGACCGAGTTTCGGGCGTGACGCTCCGAACCGGCTCCCCAAGCTCCTTCCCGGCATCAACCTCCTGCACGGGCTCAAGGGCGAACGGGAGGAGACCTACGAGCGCAACCGCGAGTTCCTCCAGCGGGTCTACGACGAGGGCTACATGCTCCGCCGGATCAACATCCGGCAGGTGATGGCCTTCGACGGCACCGACATGAGCGACACCGGGGCCGAGATCGCTAACGATCACAAAGGGGTGTTCAAACGCTACAAGAAGCGGGTCCGCGAGGAGATCGACAACCCCATGCTCGAGCGGGTCGCCCCGCTGGGGACCGTCCTCCCCGACGTCCACCTCGAGTACCATCAGGACGGCAAGACCTTCGGCCGCCAGCTCGGCACCTACCCCCTGCTGGTCGGGATTCCGGGCGAACGCGAACTCGGGCGGACGATCGACGTCGCGGTCGTCGATCACGGCTACCGCTCGGTGACCGGCGTCCCCCATCCGCTGGATCTCAACGCGGCCTCGATGGACGAACTCACCGCCATCCCCGGCATCGGGGACAGCACCGCCGGCGACATCGTCGTCGACCGCCCCTACCAGTCGCTCGCCGACGCGGACTTCGGTACCGAGGTCGATCTGTCGCAGTTCGCGACGGTCCGCCCGCTCGAGCGCGCGGACTGA
- a CDS encoding DUF7559 family protein — MPPTEEIVCTDDDCFLDIFENHYTYDVPDDLEVSDLSCPVCGGTDCLERVEL, encoded by the coding sequence ATGCCGCCGACGGAAGAGATCGTGTGTACCGACGACGACTGTTTTCTCGATATCTTCGAGAACCACTACACCTACGACGTTCCCGACGACCTCGAGGTTTCCGACCTGTCGTGTCCGGTCTGTGGCGGGACCGACTGTCTCGAGCGGGTCGAACTCTGA
- a CDS encoding Hsp20/alpha crystallin family protein — protein MSLKDLGSSVGRTLYRQIGRANGRVQNHRSLAVDILETDDAYRVVFDAPGAEPDDVQVRYLDGTVKLRIDRFRGFHEGYEMRFPGRGMSLSGVAELPADAVVDPDAGTARLTETGTLSVEIPKGSSLEESDRSASAETDTEPVTVDD, from the coding sequence GTGAGTCTCAAAGACCTCGGCAGCTCAGTCGGCAGGACGTTGTATCGACAGATCGGACGCGCGAACGGCCGCGTCCAGAATCACCGCTCGCTCGCCGTCGATATCCTCGAGACCGACGACGCCTATCGGGTCGTCTTCGACGCGCCCGGTGCCGAACCGGACGACGTTCAGGTTCGATATCTCGATGGCACCGTCAAGCTCCGGATCGATCGCTTCCGAGGATTCCACGAGGGTTACGAGATGCGGTTCCCCGGCCGGGGGATGTCGCTGTCGGGCGTCGCCGAACTGCCCGCCGACGCCGTCGTCGACCCCGACGCCGGAACCGCTCGCCTCACCGAAACCGGAACGCTGAGCGTCGAGATTCCGAAAGGGTCGTCGCTCGAGGAATCCGACCGGAGCGCGTCCGCGGAGACGGACACCGAACCGGTCACCGTCGACGACTGA
- a CDS encoding NAD(P)/FAD-dependent oxidoreductase: MSGPDDVELAVGADAFTKDGRGLEVAVVGAGAVGATAAYDLAREGADVTVYDRGSVASGASGRAAGICYDAFADGLDAEIAGDAIERFRALSGDDTFAFAECPYVWLAREDDPDRADAIRDQVGRMQENGVVALELEGDALSDRFPALRTDDVAVAGIAGAAGYADPAEYTACLAAAATGAGATLETEMPVEVRPDPARVIRPDGAVHEVDAVLVAAGARTGGLLADAGLELAVKPYRVQALVADVDLSEPMCYDASGDFYLRPHAEGVLAGDGTEEREADPDGYDREADPEFRTDLRERISHRVPALDLAAENAVTRSWAGLCTATPDRDPLVGQVRDGFYVATGFQGHGFMRAPAIGQRLADEILGSDGVAAFDPTRFDGDEEFEIATGTTTEPN; this comes from the coding sequence ATGAGCGGACCGGACGACGTCGAGCTAGCGGTCGGTGCGGACGCGTTCACGAAGGACGGCAGGGGCCTCGAGGTCGCGGTCGTCGGCGCGGGCGCCGTCGGCGCGACCGCGGCCTACGACCTCGCGCGCGAGGGTGCCGACGTGACTGTCTACGACCGCGGAAGCGTCGCCAGCGGGGCCAGCGGCCGGGCGGCGGGGATCTGTTACGACGCGTTCGCGGACGGGCTCGACGCGGAGATCGCCGGCGACGCCATCGAGCGCTTCCGCGCGCTCTCGGGCGACGATACCTTCGCGTTCGCCGAGTGTCCCTACGTGTGGCTCGCCCGCGAGGACGACCCCGACCGCGCCGACGCGATCCGGGACCAGGTCGGGCGCATGCAAGAGAACGGCGTCGTCGCGCTCGAACTCGAGGGCGACGCGCTCTCGGACCGGTTCCCCGCCCTGCGGACCGACGACGTGGCCGTCGCCGGGATCGCCGGCGCGGCGGGCTACGCCGATCCCGCCGAGTACACCGCCTGTCTCGCGGCCGCGGCCACCGGTGCGGGCGCGACCTTGGAGACCGAGATGCCGGTCGAAGTCCGGCCCGATCCCGCCCGCGTGATCCGCCCGGACGGCGCGGTCCACGAGGTCGACGCGGTCCTCGTGGCCGCCGGAGCCCGGACCGGTGGATTGCTCGCGGACGCGGGCCTCGAACTGGCCGTGAAGCCCTATCGCGTCCAGGCGCTGGTCGCGGACGTGGACCTGTCGGAGCCGATGTGTTACGACGCCAGCGGCGACTTCTACCTGCGACCCCACGCCGAGGGCGTCCTCGCGGGCGACGGGACCGAGGAACGCGAAGCCGATCCCGACGGCTACGATCGCGAGGCCGATCCCGAGTTCCGAACCGACCTCCGCGAGCGGATCTCACATCGGGTTCCAGCGCTCGATCTCGCGGCCGAGAACGCCGTCACGCGGTCGTGGGCCGGGCTCTGTACGGCGACTCCGGACCGGGACCCGCTGGTCGGACAGGTTCGGGACGGGTTCTACGTCGCGACCGGGTTCCAGGGCCACGGCTTCATGCGCGCGCCGGCGATCGGACAGCGACTCGCGGACGAGATCCTCGGCAGCGACGGGGTCGCGGCGTTCGATCCAACCAGATTCGACGGCGACGAAGAATTCGAGATCGCGACGGGTACGACGACGGAGCCGAACTGA
- a CDS encoding DUF7521 family protein, whose protein sequence is MWISAAAMPTAIALAVVKTLVLIVGGVITFFAYKAYRRTRQPALGYLSLGFGLVTLGLVLAGMLYEILGVPLMTGILLESLLVLAGFFVIAYSLYVT, encoded by the coding sequence ATGTGGATCTCCGCCGCGGCAATGCCGACCGCGATCGCCCTCGCGGTCGTCAAGACGCTGGTTCTCATCGTCGGCGGCGTCATCACGTTCTTCGCCTACAAGGCCTACCGGCGCACCCGCCAGCCCGCGCTGGGCTATCTCTCGCTCGGCTTCGGTCTCGTCACCCTCGGACTGGTACTGGCCGGCATGCTGTATGAAATACTCGGCGTCCCGCTGATGACCGGCATCCTCCTCGAGAGCCTGCTAGTACTGGCCGGCTTCTTCGTGATCGCATACTCGTTGTACGTGACTTGA